TAACATACCAAGAATCAAGGCCACCAGGGTCAAAGACAGTAAAATGAATCAGTCATAGGAATAAGATATAAAAGCAGAATGTCTGGACTGCAAAGCAAGTTGTGGCTTTTACACATTAGTCTTAGCATCCTGTTACAGGAGGATAGAGAGGGAAGACAAAAATGACTAATATTAACTGAAAATGTGCTCTACATTGCACTTTTATTTATCAATAAGAATATTCAGGTGGGTAAAGTAggcttgcctgaagtcacacagtcTTTTGAGTAGTTGAGCCAGGATTAAAACCCAGACCATCTGGTTCAGTATCAAAGTCTTTTCATCATACCATATTCCCAGTAAGGCAGAGTAAAGGGGAGACCTGGTCAAGAAGCATCAATTTCAAGGTCCAGGATCCTTCCAGAGATAGAGGTCAACTTATATGCTTGAGATGGGAAAATGCATAATTACCACCTTTATTGATCTGATCAATACTGAACctatctctccatctctgtccaAGAATTTGACATGAAACTTCAGGGGTCATGCTAAGCCCCTCTTTATAATGCAACTTCtaggaactgatttttttaacttaggaTTTCTTCATGTCCTTTATGGCAAATTACTGTATAAAGCCTAAATTATGCCAAGCAATTTCACAATCTGTTTATTGTTATGTGGTATAATAAGGAATATGTAACTTGACAATACTCTATACATACAATTTGTTCTACTGACCACTCAGTTCTTAACTCTGAAAGTCTTACATGCCATGGTGAAAATGTCCTTCATTTATGTAAATACTTTCCATCATTTTTGCTGAGTTAGGTATCATACTACAGACATGAATTGtaaaatttttctctataaagatgtcttccacaaaaataaaaataaaaataaaaaagatgtctTCCACAAATTTATCAAATTAATCCAGTTCCTGTTATTTATTAAGGCTTGAGCTAATACTAAAGGCTTGTCTGTGCTTAGTTCATTATGATTTTACCACTGGTATGAATCTTCTGATGTACAGTGAGCTGTGACTTCTGGATGAATGCTTTCCCACACACAGCACACCGGTAGGGCCTTTCCCCAGTATGAATTCTCCGATGTAAAACAAGGTCTGACTTCTGGgaaaaggcttttccacattcagCACACAtgtaaggtttctctcctgtatgaaTCCGCTGATGTCCTGGGAGGTGAGACTTTTGagagaaggctttcccacattcagtaCAAACATAAGGTTTTTCccctgtgtgaattctctgatgtccAATGAGGTGTGACTTCTGAcagaaggctttcccacattcactgcatttatagggtttctctccagtatgtgTTCTCTGATGTATGATGAGCTGTGACTTTCGGGAGAAGGTCTTCCCACATGCGGTGCATTCGTAAGGCTTCTCCCCAGTATGAATTAGCTGGTGCGTAATGAGCTCTGTCTTTCTGCTGAAGGCTTCCTCACACTGAGCACACTTGTagggtttctccccagtgtgaaTTCTTTTATGTATAATGAGGTGAGACTTCTCAcagaaggctttcccacattcagtaCACTCATACGGCTTCTCTCCTGTATGAGCTCTGTGATGTATAATCAGCTGTGACTTCTGGGAGAAGGCCTTACCACATTCTctacattcataaggtttctctccagtgtggattctctgatgtATAATGAGGGGTGATTTCTGggagaaggctttcccacattcgcTACATTCATACGGTTTTTCCCCAGTATGAACTCTCTGATGTATAATGAGGGATGATTTCTGagagaaggctttcccacattcagaacattcataaggtttctcccCAGTATGAGTTCTCTGATGTACAATGAGATGAAACTTCtcactgaaggctttcccacatgcACCACAATCATATGGCTTCTTCCCGGTATGAATTCGTTGATGTACAATCAGCTGCGACTTCTTAGCAAAGGCTTTTCCACATGTAACACATACACAGGTTTTCTCCCTAATCTCAACATTCTGATACTGAGTATCAGATTGTTTATTGCTGAAAATGTTTCCACACTCATTACCATCATAGGGAATTACTCCATTGTGACTTTTCTCAAGATCAGAACTGGACACACCACGGATAGATGACTTCCCACATCCAAAGCTGTCATCAGGGATTTTTCTTGAACTGCTCTTATTACAACTAGGCAAGCCAGTATTAGATTTcaagttctttttaaatgtataatagtCATGGGGTCTTTGTCTTGAAGTATCTGACTCTATGCACTCTTGCAATATTTTCCCCAATGCGTTATATGTATGATCTGAATCCAAAGTCACTGTTTGGTTGTTGATGACCGTTACTTGCCTGAAAAGTTTGTCTTGGTTTTTCTGACATCTCTGCAACTGGCCATCACCTTGACAGACTTTTAAAATGGAGTACAATGAACCATCCTTCGTGACTCCTTTCAGTATCTTATTATGGAAGGAAACAGACCCCAAAATACATGATTGAGGGTTGTCAAAGTTACTCTTCCTGTctaaaggaaagaagataaaataaaagtcattaagAACAATTAACAATGCAGAGGAGTGGAACAAAAGATTGATCCAATGAAGCTGATGAATTCAGAAACCAGGGATGGAGGCAAGCCACTTCATAAGACAGTACAGTATAGAGTATGATCAGGGGAATGGATAGACAAGGATGTTAAAGAGAAATACTCATGAAAAACTAGacctgaaagagacagagaagtgcCTGAATTATTATCACTCTAATTTTGGATTACTCTTCTAGATTTTGCCCATTTCTCCTGCTTTCTGAATGGAAATGCTCTTCACCTTTTGAATTCATTTTACAAACCATTTGCTACATATATACTTGACCTACTAGGTGACCCTGCCACCACTATCCAAAGAAACAGGTCCCTTCTGCATTCACAATACTTTAACTCTCCTCAGTCTACTTTCCTAATTAACAACTaatacaaacaacagaaaaatccAAGATCCTGCTATTGATTCAGTATCAGATTCACACCGAGGATCCAAGCTTGAATCCTACTATTCCCTATAAATTCCTTCTATATGTTATCAAATAAAACTGGCAAAGATCTCCAAGAAAAGCCATATGTCTGTAACTACAAGGTTTTATTCATATACTCTTCACGTCCACCCCTACTACAGTTTGTCTTCAGCCCCTCCCTCAGCATCATCAACTTAATATATCTTCAAAGCAGCTACAGCTGCATGCTCTGGAAAATGCCTTCTAAATTCCATCGCATCTCTGTAGATTctaattttctctgaaattttaaaaccaataacaccatttgacctttttttttttgtatagccATGTATTTGGAGGTCTTATCTTCTAAAGTACAATGTATGCTCTTGGAAGGAATTTGCCTTCTATTGCCTATTAAACCTTTTCATAAAAGGCGTTACATATAcagtaaataaatgtaataaatatttaataaaaaatataataaatattatatacatgGAGGATCAATAAGAAATAGCTATCCCCTATAAAGGCTTACAATTATTTAATTGATGAATTATTTGTTGAGTGTCTACTAAATTCTCAgcacagaaacaaagaataagaGAATTCACTAAGGAGACAAACATAAGCATCAGACACCaatgaagtaaaacaaacaaacaaacaaactgataTTTCACTTCCCTTGTCTCCCATCTGCCTGATTTTCACCTGGATAGACCCAATTTGGCATGTTTCTCTTTATGATCCACGGATCTTCTCCTTGTTCCAACTTGGAAATGACATCTGGTTTGGAAACTGGATGCCCTATTAAATGGAAATCACAGAGGAATTGGGATAGACTGCACAGAAGGCAAAAGAGAAGGTGCAGTTTAAGGAGGTCTACACTGAAGTAGTCCATTTGGCCCTCAGCAAACTAATGACCTCCATTTGGGAAGGTATGAAGATCATATACTCAGGAACCACCTAAGCATGGCGACTGATAAGGAAAGGCACTTTACTGGACAAGTTTGAGTTACCAGGGAAGCCACCCTTACCCACTGAGAGCAGGTGGCtgtagttctccagcatcacatccctGTACAGGGTCCTCTGAGCAGGATCCAATTGCTGCCACTCCTCCTGGGTGAAATCCACAGCCACGTCCTTGAATGATACTAACCCCTGTAAGAGTATATTCCTGTTCAATCTAAAGTGATCATTCTCATCATTTCTACAGTATGCAAAACTATACCTACATCTAGTTTTGTATCAGAGTGTTTGGGATAAATGATGTAAAatcctgccttcagcaagaagaGCCAGACAGAACAGGAAACTGAAAGGGAAACTGTAAAATGCCTATCTAATACAAATGGTAAATTAATAAGTGATAAAGGCAGCATTCAAAGAACTGAGGAAGACAGATTATTCGATGAATACTACTGAAACAACTGGACagttaacagaaaaagaataatgttGAACCCACATGTTAAAGGCTGAACTGTATACCCTAAAATTCATAGGCTGAACTCCTAATCGTTAGTATACCTGACAAagtaaccttatttggaaacagggtaaCTGTAGTTGTAACTGGTTAATtaaggtcattagggtggaccctaatccaatatgactgatgtccatATTAAAGGAGGAATCTGAACAGAGAGAAGTACACAAAGAGGGAAGATGGTATGAAGAGACATGAGAAGATAatcatctacaagccaaagagacTTGAAACGGATCGTTcgtcacagccctcagaaggaaccaaccctgctgatacCCTGAATTttgacttccagtctccagaaccatGACacaaaaatttctgttgtttaatccactcagtttgtggtattttgttatgtatGGCAGCCTTAGCAAATGAATACAACAATATCTTatgttttggaaaaatagaaaaaatatattctggattGAGCAAAAATTTAAACTCTAAAAAtaccaaaaactataaaatagcaaaacaaaacctgggaggatttttattaataattataaagaaggctttttaaagtataacatttaaaaaaaagaaaa
The sequence above is a segment of the Camelus ferus isolate YT-003-E chromosome 3, BCGSAC_Cfer_1.0, whole genome shotgun sequence genome. Coding sequences within it:
- the ZNF300 gene encoding zinc finger protein 300 isoform X2; protein product: MMKSHGLVSFKDVAVDFTQEEWQQLDPAQRTLYRDVMLENYSHLLSVGHPVSKPDVISKLEQGEDPWIIKRNMPNWVYPDRKSNFDNPQSCILGSVSFHNKILKGVTKDGSLYSILKVCQGDGQLQRCQKNQDKLFRQVTVINNQTVTLDSDHTYNALGKILQECIESDTSRQRPHDYYTFKKNLKSNTGLPSCNKSSSRKIPDDSFGCGKSSIRGVSSSDLEKSHNGVIPYDGNECGNIFSNKQSDTQYQNVEIREKTCVCVTCGKAFAKKSQLIVHQRIHTGKKPYDCGACGKAFSEKFHLIVHQRTHTGEKPYECSECGKAFSQKSSLIIHQRVHTGEKPYECSECGKAFSQKSPLIIHQRIHTGEKPYECRECGKAFSQKSQLIIHHRAHTGEKPYECTECGKAFCEKSHLIIHKRIHTGEKPYKCAQCEEAFSRKTELITHQLIHTGEKPYECTACGKTFSRKSQLIIHQRTHTGEKPYKCSECGKAFCQKSHLIGHQRIHTGEKPYVCTECGKAFSQKSHLPGHQRIHTGEKPYMCAECGKAFSQKSDLVLHRRIHTGERPYRCAVCGKAFIQKSQLTVHQKIHTSGKIIMN
- the ZNF300 gene encoding zinc finger protein 300 isoform X1, with product MMKSHGLVSFKDVAVDFTQEEWQQLDPAQRTLYRDVMLENYSHLLSVGHPVSKPDVISKLEQGEDPWIIKRNMPNWVYPGENQADGRQDRKSNFDNPQSCILGSVSFHNKILKGVTKDGSLYSILKVCQGDGQLQRCQKNQDKLFRQVTVINNQTVTLDSDHTYNALGKILQECIESDTSRQRPHDYYTFKKNLKSNTGLPSCNKSSSRKIPDDSFGCGKSSIRGVSSSDLEKSHNGVIPYDGNECGNIFSNKQSDTQYQNVEIREKTCVCVTCGKAFAKKSQLIVHQRIHTGKKPYDCGACGKAFSEKFHLIVHQRTHTGEKPYECSECGKAFSQKSSLIIHQRVHTGEKPYECSECGKAFSQKSPLIIHQRIHTGEKPYECRECGKAFSQKSQLIIHHRAHTGEKPYECTECGKAFCEKSHLIIHKRIHTGEKPYKCAQCEEAFSRKTELITHQLIHTGEKPYECTACGKTFSRKSQLIIHQRTHTGEKPYKCSECGKAFCQKSHLIGHQRIHTGEKPYVCTECGKAFSQKSHLPGHQRIHTGEKPYMCAECGKAFSQKSDLVLHRRIHTGERPYRCAVCGKAFIQKSQLTVHQKIHTSGKIIMN